From Bosea sp. NBC_00550, the proteins below share one genomic window:
- a CDS encoding alkylhydroperoxidase domain protein — translation MTDTTLERPIAAAPNAFTQAELGWEAWLDPVPEEALTDRQKEGLVDIARAKSAYFRLLAHDPDILRFRTLADKDIFYNTRAGLPRAERELAAAAVSRSNGCIYCASVHARFASTYSKRRDEVQRLLDEGVGADIDPLWNAVIEASVALTATPVAFGPEHVRKLRDLGLDDLAIADLIHSAAFFNWANRLMLSLGEPRI, via the coding sequence ATGACCGACACCACACTCGAACGCCCGATCGCCGCCGCACCGAACGCCTTCACCCAGGCCGAGCTGGGCTGGGAAGCATGGCTCGATCCCGTTCCGGAAGAGGCGCTGACCGATCGCCAGAAGGAAGGGCTGGTCGATATCGCCCGCGCCAAGAGCGCCTATTTCAGGCTGCTCGCGCATGATCCCGATATCCTGCGGTTCCGCACGCTGGCGGACAAGGACATCTTCTACAACACCCGCGCCGGGCTGCCGCGCGCCGAGCGGGAGCTGGCGGCAGCGGCAGTTTCGCGCAGCAATGGCTGCATCTACTGCGCTTCGGTCCATGCGCGCTTCGCGAGCACCTATTCGAAGCGCCGGGACGAGGTTCAGCGCCTGCTCGACGAAGGCGTCGGCGCCGACATCGATCCGCTCTGGAATGCGGTGATCGAGGCGTCCGTGGCGCTGACGGCAACTCCGGTCGCGTTCGGCCCCGAGCATGTGCGCAAGCTGCGCGATCTCGGCCTCGATGATCTCGCGATCGCCGATCTGATCCATTCGGCCGCGTTCTTCAATTGGGCCAACCGGCTGATGCTGTCGCTCGGCGAACCGAGAATCTAG
- a CDS encoding cyclic nucleotide-binding domain-containing protein produces MTALVFILVQNTLLGIVAILMISSQMLVIPRLRREQIRLGKQRQIASRALAGKIGEVVETLDEVSNHGTAALERGLVAQRLEALFGIRYRLYGRKFAVKALNNLMAQITPFLFYTIGGYAALTGSLGIGQLVAVIAAYRDLPPPVKDLIDWDQQRLDAEAKFQQVTEQFALATPSVQAGIQAAEPVFDQLPETGMIAAQGLTAISATGDRMLDRISLALPLKQHIMLSGTGEGAGCLARILGGRLTPSDGSLKIGDASIDAISQEARGRCIAYAGAEAAIFDGTLRDNIVYGLRGPGSQADPDVDRMSGGAASTPTDEEALETHLAAVLRIVGLSDAVFRHGLASKSVADEVTSLIASLPAIRAHIRGALAARGAGDAVEPYDPARYIRTATIGENILFGVPNKTAISGAKLAEYDLARDVLEALALTDDLTMIGQRIAATMLEIFSDLTPDHLLFESFSFIAAEEFPAYRERLARADAGQMGEADRASFVGLSLLYVEPEHRLGLLDEEMEGRILLARQAFRARISQDGAGIIDFYDSNEWGAVSIRENLIFGRVTQASAGTRERVDEAIRDALADLGLDREVYRIGLAQPAGYAGRLLFPAVKTQVALARCLIKRPSLLILDNALSSLSPTEGKAILRRLREAMKGRTLIVVAREYDGEVPMDISVVFDGARLRPVPGTQPAAAALPAEGESGERDDVRALRAVPIFANLDLARIKLLAFTSERTVFAAGDPLFEQGAESNSAYVVIAGTADVLIGPPEKPVRVSHIEAPAIVGEMGVVTGEVRSATIRATSELTALKLRKEVFVALLEEFPDMTLSVMRLMVKRLQDNVAIVSRRDPDGSERD; encoded by the coding sequence ATGACCGCGCTCGTCTTCATCCTGGTGCAGAATACGCTGCTCGGCATTGTCGCCATCTTGATGATTTCATCGCAGATGCTGGTCATTCCGCGATTGCGGCGAGAGCAGATCCGGCTCGGCAAGCAGCGCCAGATCGCCTCCCGCGCCCTGGCCGGGAAGATCGGCGAGGTGGTCGAGACTCTGGACGAGGTTTCGAACCATGGCACCGCCGCGCTGGAACGCGGGCTGGTCGCACAAAGGCTCGAAGCTCTGTTCGGTATTCGCTACCGGCTTTACGGGCGGAAATTCGCGGTCAAGGCCCTCAACAACCTCATGGCTCAGATAACACCGTTCCTGTTCTACACGATCGGCGGCTACGCGGCCCTGACCGGAAGTCTCGGGATCGGCCAACTCGTGGCGGTGATCGCCGCCTATCGTGATCTGCCACCGCCCGTGAAGGATCTCATCGACTGGGACCAGCAGAGGCTGGATGCCGAAGCCAAGTTTCAACAGGTCACGGAACAGTTCGCTCTCGCCACTCCCTCGGTTCAGGCTGGAATTCAGGCGGCAGAGCCCGTCTTCGACCAGCTTCCGGAAACGGGCATGATCGCTGCGCAAGGGCTCACGGCCATCAGCGCGACGGGAGATCGCATGCTCGACCGGATCTCCCTCGCTTTGCCGCTGAAGCAACACATCATGCTGTCGGGAACGGGCGAAGGTGCCGGTTGCCTTGCCCGTATTCTCGGCGGACGGCTCACTCCGAGCGATGGGTCGCTCAAGATCGGCGATGCCTCGATAGACGCGATCTCGCAAGAGGCACGCGGTCGCTGCATCGCCTATGCGGGCGCCGAGGCAGCGATCTTCGACGGAACGCTGCGCGACAACATCGTCTACGGCCTGCGCGGCCCGGGCTCTCAGGCCGACCCCGATGTCGACCGGATGAGCGGTGGCGCGGCTTCGACGCCGACCGACGAAGAGGCCTTGGAGACGCACCTGGCCGCGGTATTGCGCATCGTCGGCCTTTCCGACGCCGTGTTCCGCCATGGCCTTGCGAGCAAGTCCGTGGCTGATGAAGTCACTTCACTGATTGCCAGTTTGCCGGCGATCAGGGCGCATATCCGCGGGGCTTTGGCCGCCCGAGGCGCTGGGGATGCCGTCGAGCCCTATGATCCGGCTCGGTACATCCGCACGGCCACGATCGGAGAGAACATCCTCTTCGGCGTTCCGAACAAGACGGCGATCAGCGGGGCGAAGCTGGCTGAATACGATCTCGCCCGGGACGTGCTCGAGGCGCTCGCGTTGACCGACGATCTGACGATGATCGGCCAGCGCATCGCCGCGACCATGCTCGAAATCTTCTCGGATCTGACGCCTGATCACCTCCTGTTCGAAAGCTTTTCCTTCATCGCGGCCGAGGAGTTCCCCGCCTATCGCGAGCGTCTTGCGCGGGCGGATGCCGGACAGATGGGCGAAGCCGACCGGGCCAGCTTCGTGGGGTTGTCGTTGCTCTATGTCGAGCCGGAACACCGGCTGGGTCTTCTCGACGAGGAGATGGAGGGACGCATCCTGCTGGCGCGTCAGGCCTTCCGCGCACGCATTTCGCAGGACGGTGCAGGGATCATCGACTTCTACGACTCCAATGAATGGGGAGCCGTATCGATCCGGGAGAACCTTATCTTCGGCCGCGTCACCCAGGCCAGCGCCGGCACGCGCGAGCGCGTCGACGAGGCCATTCGCGATGCCCTGGCCGATCTCGGACTGGATCGCGAGGTGTATCGGATCGGTCTGGCGCAGCCCGCGGGCTATGCTGGCCGTCTGCTTTTTCCGGCGGTCAAGACCCAGGTCGCGCTGGCGCGCTGCCTGATCAAACGCCCATCACTGCTGATCCTGGACAACGCCTTGAGCAGCTTGAGCCCGACCGAGGGCAAAGCCATCCTGAGACGCCTTCGCGAGGCCATGAAGGGCCGCACCCTGATCGTCGTCGCACGCGAGTATGATGGCGAGGTGCCGATGGACATTTCCGTGGTCTTCGACGGCGCCAGATTGCGCCCGGTTCCCGGCACGCAACCTGCAGCCGCCGCGCTCCCGGCCGAAGGCGAGAGCGGCGAGCGCGATGATGTCCGCGCGTTGAGAGCCGTCCCGATCTTCGCCAATCTCGATCTCGCGCGCATCAAGCTGCTGGCCTTCACCAGCGAGCGAACCGTTTTCGCCGCGGGCGATCCGCTGTTCGAGCAGGGCGCCGAATCCAACTCGGCCTATGTCGTGATAGCCGGCACAGCGGACGTCCTGATCGGGCCTCCGGAAAAGCCGGTTCGC